ATCTGGCCGACAAGCATCCCGAACTGAAAGAGCTCGGCTGCGAAGTCATTTCCGTTTCCACGGACACCAAGTTCACGCACATGGCCTGGCGCACGGACGAGCGGCTCCTGGCCAACGTCGGGTACAAGATGGCCGCCGACCCCACGGGTAAGATATCGCGCTACTTCGGCGTCTATGACGGCGAGACCGGCCTGGCCCTGCGCGGCACCTTCGTCATCAATCCCGAAGGCGTGCTCGTGGGCTCGGAGATCAACTTCTACAACGTGGGCCGCAACGCCGACGAACTGGTGCGCAAGATGAAGGCCAACGTCTACCTGAAGGACCATCCGGCCGAGGCCTGCCCGGCCAAGTGGGAGCCGGGCAAGAAGACGCTGACGCCCTCGGAGAAGCTGGTGGGCAAGGTCTACGAGGCCTTGAACGACTAGGAACTCGAAACCCGCCTTCGCTTCGGCTACATACTGATTGAAACGGAGAAGCGGGCGGCGACCACGCCGCCCGCTTCAACCGAACCGCCTCGACTCCCCCGGATTTTCCCTCGGATATCTCTTCGGATTGACCGGGTTCAACCGGGCGGCCAAACAGAACATCCGCCACCCCCTTTAAGCGATTTTCAAGGAAAGCGACTAGGTTGAAGAGCAGTTGTCAAACGCCATTTGACAACTGCCAAAACTCGTTGCCAAACACCTTTTGTCGGGCTGCTCAAAACGCGTCGGATGCAGGGCGCAAGAACAATCCAGGCCCGACGCGTATCAAAGAATATTACCCGGAGCAGAAAACATTGCATGCTCTCTGCTCCAGGCAATAAGCAGTCTCCAAAAGGTACCGCATTCAACGGTGGCGTTGCCAAACACCTTTTGCCGGGCTGCTCAATACGCGAGGGATCGGCGCTTTCGCTGCAACGCCGCAGATGGCGCGTTTTCAGCAGCCCGCTAGTCTTCGTCCAGCTCAGGCGGCAGAGGAATGCCCGCCGCGCGCAGCCACTCGCGCGGCAGCTTCCGGAGTTGCTCGGGATCGGCCTGGTGCGGGCTCCACTCCCAGTCGGGATTCTCGGCCCAGTCCGGGTTCCTGGGCGCGGCCACCCGGCCCGCCCAGAACTCGTTGTAGTGGAAGGTGCGGCCCCACTCGGCCGAGGGGATGTGCACGCCCTCCACGCCGATGTTCTGCGCCCTGGCCAGGATGGGGAATATCTCCACCCGCTCGCCGCGCACCCGCGTGTTCAGGTTATTATCCCAGTTGCCGTGCGAGTAGTCAAAGTCCCACAGCGGCCGCATCTCCTCGAAGCGGTCGCGCCAGGTGGCCCAGGACCAGGGCGTGAACCAGGCGCGACGCGCCGTGCGGCCCCACTCCGGCTCGGGCGGCTTCTGGTTGTTGTAGGCGGTCACGGTGAAGACGGAGGCGTCGTCGCGAAAGGCCCGGCCGCAGTGCTCGAAGTAGAGCAGCGCGTCGCGCGCGAGCAGGATGTCGTCTTCGAGGTGGATGTTGTAGTCGGTCTCCAGAAAAGCCAGGGACAGCGCCTGATAGACGTTCACCGGACAGGAGAGGAGCTTTTCGTTCTCCACCACGCGCGTGGAGCGGGTGAAGCCGACGCCGCGCGCCAGATCCAGAACCTCGGCGTTGCCGGGTTCCACGCAGGCGATGAGGTGGTAGCGCTCGATGCCGATGCAGCGCGAAAGCGCGCCGAGCACCTTCCGCAGGTACTCGGGCCTGTTGAACAGGGTCATGGTGATGGTGCGCCGCGCGGCCATGATGTTTGGATTGTGCATCAGCCCCCGCGTGCTGTAAAGTCGGGACATGGTCGCCAGCGTTTCCGTCGTCGTTCCCTGCCACAACTACGCGCGCTTTTTGCCGCGCCTGTTCGGCGCGCTGGCCGCGCAGGACTTCCCGCGCGAGCGCACCGAGATCGTGCTGGCCGACGACGGCAGCACGGACGACTCCGTGGCCGTGGCCGAGCGCCTGCTGCCCGGATTGGGCGCGGCCAGGTCCGCGCTCCTTCGCCTGAGCCACGGCGGCAGGCCGGGCCGGACGCGAAACGAGGGGCTCGCCGCGGCCTCGGGCGACTACGCGGTCTGCCTGGACCCCGACGACGAGCCGCTGCCGGGTTTTCTTGCGGCCCTGGCCGGGGCGCTCGACGCGGGCGCGGACGTGGCCTATCCCGACTACGAGGAGGTGGAGGCGGATGGAACGGCGCGCGCCGTGCGCCTGCCCGAATTCGATCCCGGGCTGTTGCGCATCCAGAACATCCTCGCGCCCACGGCCATGTTCAGGCGCGCGGCCCTGGCGCGCACACGCGGGTTTCGCGCCAACACGGACTACGAGGACTGGGACCTGTGGGTCCAGATGGCCCAGGCCGGGTGCGTCTTTCGCCGCGTGGGCGCGGTGCTCTTCCGCCATCACTGGCACGGCGGCAACTTCTCGCACCTGGCCCAGGCCAACGACGGCCGGGCCAAGGCGCATCTGGTGCGCAACACCAGGCGCTTCTTTTCGCCCGAGACGGGCCGCTGGGCCGACGCGCTGTTGCGCGGCGAGCCGTGGGCCGCGCCCTTCGGCCGGGGACTCATTCCCCGCGCCGAGGACGTGAAGCGGCTTGAAACCCTGGTCCGCGAGACGACAAAGGGGTTTCCTCGGGCCTGATTTGTGGTATTACCCGGGGCAGAAAATATGCAATATTTTCGTGCGCCGGGTTATCAATACGGCCCACCAAAGGCGGGCTGAAGCGGCGAAGCCGCGGGAGCGCAAAGTAAAAAACTTTGCGCTCCCGGTAATATTAAGGCGCGAGAACCCATGGAGGAAGACGCGCCGTGACATCCGCACAGACAGCCCCCGTTCCGCGCAAGACAACTCCCCCGGGCGCGTTGAGCGACCCGCGCCGCCTCGCCCGCCTGCTGGCCTTCGCCTGGTTCTGGATATCGCTCGGCGGGCTGCTTCTGCACCTGCGCATCCACCCGGTGCAGGACTCGCTATACAACTGGATTCCGGCCGTCGTCGGCGGGGCCAATGCCTTCGTCCTGCCGTTCCTCTTCCTGCGCCGCGACCTCGCGCCCTACGCCGTGCTGGCCGCCTGGTTCACGGTCATCATCGGCACCGTGGCCATGGCCTGGTACTCGCTGACCACCTGGTGGGGCCCGGTGACGCTTGCCACCGTGCTCCTGCAATCCACCTTCGCGGACATCGCCATCCTCTGGGCCAAAATCCCCCTGGCCCACGTCATTTTGGGCCTTGTGCGGCCCGAAGGCCCGCGCGCGGCCCTTCGCGGCTGCGTCAGGAACGCGGGCGGCGCTGCGGCCCGGCACCCGGCCATGGCCAAGGGAGGTGGCGCATGAGCGCGAAACCCGTGACCCTTGCCGCCGCCTCGGGCCTGGGCGCGCGGCTTCTGCTCCTGGCAGCCGTCCTGACCGTGATCGGCGCGCCGCTGATCGTGCTCGCGGGCGAGCAAGCTCCGCCGTACTCGCCTGAATGGTGGCGCGCGGCGGGACGCTCCGTGGGCATGGCCGCCGCCCTGTGCCTGGCCGTGCAGTTCGCCATCGCCAGCCGCTGCCGTCTGCTCGACAGGTTCGCCGGGCTCGACCGCCTGTTCCTCGGGCACCGGGCTTTCGGCATCGCCGCCGCCCTGCTGGCCCTGTCCCATCCCTTCATCATTTTCTATCCCGAGGAAGTGGGCTTGGGCGCTCCTGCCATCTCACAGTGGCCGCTGGTGGCCGGGGCGACAGCGCTGACCATGCTCTGGGGGCTGGCCGCCGTGGCGCGCTGGCGCGCTTGGCTGGAGTTGCCCTTCCATCTCTGGCTGCCCGCGCACCGGCTGGCCGCGCTGGGTCTGGCCCTGGTCGTGGGGCTGCACGCCTCCTTCGTGGGCGGCCCGTTCAAGGCCGCGGACTTGGCCCTGCCGCTGATCGCGGCCGTGTATCTGCTGCTTCGCTTCGCGCCCAGGCCGCTGCACTGCCGTGTGAAGAGCGTCACGCCGCTTGGCGGCGAGGCGCACGAGATCGTGCTCGCGCCCGAATCCGGCCCCGTCTTCGACCACGCGCCCGGCCAATTCGCCTTTCTGACCCTGCAAAGCCCGGCCCTGCCGCGCGAGGAGCACCCCTTCACCATCGCCTCGGCTCCGGGCGAAGACGCGCTTCGCTTCACCATCCGCTGCTCGGGCGATTACACGGCCCGACTCGGCGCGCTCTCGCCCGGCGACACTACCTTCGTGCGCGGCCCCTACGGCCGTTTCAGCCACCTCGTGCGCGGCGCGCCCCCTGCCGATGAACTGCTCTTTTTGGCCGGGGGCGTGGGCATCACGCCCATGCTCTCCATGCTGCGCCACATGGCCGCCTCGGCCCACGCCGGGCCAGAGGCCGCCAAGCGCCACGTGACCCTGATCTGGTGCAACCGCACGCCCGAGGACGTGGTGCACGCCGAGGAGATCGGAACCCTGGCCGCCACCCTGCCGGGATTTCGGCTGCACCACGTCTTCACCAGAGGGCCGAGCACGGCCCGTCTCGACGGCCCGGGGCTTGCCTCCCTGATCACCGAGGTTCCCCGCCAGGCGCGCTGCTTCGTCTGCGGCCCGCCGCCGTTCATGGCCTTCTGCCGCGATGCGCTCCTGCGCGAGGGATTTGCCCCCTCGCGCATCCACCTGGAGGAGTTCGCGCTCTGACAGACCGACCCGAAAGCGGCCCCGGACTTGCCAAGCCGGTTCATCCGCCGTATTGACCGTTGGGAGATTTTCGGAACCGGCAGGACACAAGCCCAAACGGCATGCAGAGCGGACACCACCACCCCCCACGGCCCGCCGGGGCCACGCGAGCGGCTCCATGCCGTCGCGCTCGCGCGTGTCTGCGGTCTCTGTGGGCCATCTCATGCGCCGCACTTCTGGTGGTCGCCTTTCTCGCACCCCTCGTCCCCGGTCAGGCCCAGGCCCAGGAGCCGGCCGCGAACGTGAGCCCCGATGACTACACCGTGCGGCGCGCCGTAACGCCGCCCTCACGGGCCAAGGCGGACCTGCCGCCCGAAGAGCAGATCAGGAAAACCGAGCAGGCGCAAAACGCCACCGAGCCGCCGCCCCTGATCCTGCCCGAGCCGCCGCTGCCGCGCGAATCCATGACCCTGCCCAAACCCGCGGCCGAGACGGCCAGGCCGCCTTCTCCGGCTGCCCCGACTGCCCCGGCTACGACGCTGGAAGGCAAAGCCGAGGCCGCAAAGACTGCTCCGAAGTCCACTTCGCAAGCCGTCAGGCCGCAACCCGACCCTCCCTCGCCCCTGGCCACGGCCCCGGCGCAAAAGCCCGCCCTCAGGCGCGGCAGCGTTTCGGTCAACAGGGGAATCAAGGACGGCGAACTCATGGTGCGCCTGGTGTTCGGCGGGCCCGTGGATTTCTCCACCTTTTTCCTGGAGAACCCCAAGCGCATGATCCTGGACGTGCCCGGCGACTGGGCGCCCAAGGGCGCGCGCGAGATGGTCGTGGCCTCGCATGGGCTCAAGTCCGTGCGCCTGGGCCGCCACCCGGACAAACTGCGGGTGGTCTTCGACCTCGATCCGCAGACTGCGTACCGCTCCGAGACCAGCAAGATAGACGACGGCCTCGTGGTCCTCTTCCGGGAGTAGCCCCCCGCAAGGCCCCGGCCCTGTCGCTTTTGCGGCAACGCCGCGGATGCTGCGCCGGGGACGGCCTGACGAGCCGCCTTGCCCGGCGGCGACTCATCTGCTACTGACGACTGGTTTCGCCATCTTTCACCCGGAGGCTCACATGGCCCGCAAGGCAGCGACCGCATCCCCCGAAGACAGCCGCCGCGACGCGCTGAAGACCGCCCTGACGACCATCGAACGCAAGTGGGGCCAGGGCTCCATCATGACCCTCTCCGAGGACGCCCACCAGGCCATCCCGGTCATCCCCACGGGCTCCATCGGCCTGGACCTGGCGCTTGGCGTGGGCGGCATCCCGCGCGGCCGCGTGACCGAAATCTTCGGCCCCGAATCCAGCGGCAAGACCACGCTGGCGCTGCACATCATCGCCGAGGCCCAGAAGGCCGGGGGCACGGCCGCCTTCATCGACGCCGAGCACGCCCTGGACATCAAGTACGCCCGCCGCCTGGGCGTGATGACCAACGACCTGCTCATCTCCCAGCCCGACTACGGCGAGCAGGCCCTGGACATCGCGGACATGCTCGTGCGCTCCGGCGCCGTGGACGTCATCGTCGTGGACTCCGTGGCCGCGCTCATCCCCCAGGCCGAACTCGAAGGCAGCATGGGCGAGACCCAGGTGGGCGGACAGGCACGCCTCATGTCGCACGCCCTGCGCAAGCTCACCGGCTCCATCCACAAGTCCAACACGGCCGTCATCTTCATCAACCAGATCCGCATGAAGATCGGCACCATGGGCTACGGCAACCCCGAGACCACCACCGGCGGCAACGCGCTCAAATTCTACTCCTCGCTGCGCCTGGACATCCGCCGCA
The sequence above is a segment of the Alkalidesulfovibrio alkalitolerans DSM 16529 genome. Coding sequences within it:
- a CDS encoding peroxiredoxin encodes the protein MSEENKCCREGHHHHHCCCDQHARIGKEVENFKMEVYDPKEGGFGEIELKKLRKGGKWVVLVFYPADFTFVCPTELADLADKHPELKELGCEVISVSTDTKFTHMAWRTDERLLANVGYKMAADPTGKISRYFGVYDGETGLALRGTFVINPEGVLVGSEINFYNVGRNADELVRKMKANVYLKDHPAEACPAKWEPGKKTLTPSEKLVGKVYEALND
- a CDS encoding glycosyl transferase family 13, whose translation is MSRLYSTRGLMHNPNIMAARRTITMTLFNRPEYLRKVLGALSRCIGIERYHLIACVEPGNAEVLDLARGVGFTRSTRVVENEKLLSCPVNVYQALSLAFLETDYNIHLEDDILLARDALLYFEHCGRAFRDDASVFTVTAYNNQKPPEPEWGRTARRAWFTPWSWATWRDRFEEMRPLWDFDYSHGNWDNNLNTRVRGERVEIFPILARAQNIGVEGVHIPSAEWGRTFHYNEFWAGRVAAPRNPDWAENPDWEWSPHQADPEQLRKLPREWLRAAGIPLPPELDED
- a CDS encoding glycosyltransferase, with translation MVASVSVVVPCHNYARFLPRLFGALAAQDFPRERTEIVLADDGSTDDSVAVAERLLPGLGAARSALLRLSHGGRPGRTRNEGLAAASGDYAVCLDPDDEPLPGFLAALAGALDAGADVAYPDYEEVEADGTARAVRLPEFDPGLLRIQNILAPTAMFRRAALARTRGFRANTDYEDWDLWVQMAQAGCVFRRVGAVLFRHHWHGGNFSHLAQANDGRAKAHLVRNTRRFFSPETGRWADALLRGEPWAAPFGRGLIPRAEDVKRLETLVRETTKGFPRA
- a CDS encoding ferredoxin reductase family protein, yielding MSAKPVTLAAASGLGARLLLLAAVLTVIGAPLIVLAGEQAPPYSPEWWRAAGRSVGMAAALCLAVQFAIASRCRLLDRFAGLDRLFLGHRAFGIAAALLALSHPFIIFYPEEVGLGAPAISQWPLVAGATALTMLWGLAAVARWRAWLELPFHLWLPAHRLAALGLALVVGLHASFVGGPFKAADLALPLIAAVYLLLRFAPRPLHCRVKSVTPLGGEAHEIVLAPESGPVFDHAPGQFAFLTLQSPALPREEHPFTIASAPGEDALRFTIRCSGDYTARLGALSPGDTTFVRGPYGRFSHLVRGAPPADELLFLAGGVGITPMLSMLRHMAASAHAGPEAAKRHVTLIWCNRTPEDVVHAEEIGTLAATLPGFRLHHVFTRGPSTARLDGPGLASLITEVPRQARCFVCGPPPFMAFCRDALLREGFAPSRIHLEEFAL
- a CDS encoding AMIN domain-containing protein; translated protein: MSPDDYTVRRAVTPPSRAKADLPPEEQIRKTEQAQNATEPPPLILPEPPLPRESMTLPKPAAETARPPSPAAPTAPATTLEGKAEAAKTAPKSTSQAVRPQPDPPSPLATAPAQKPALRRGSVSVNRGIKDGELMVRLVFGGPVDFSTFFLENPKRMILDVPGDWAPKGAREMVVASHGLKSVRLGRHPDKLRVVFDLDPQTAYRSETSKIDDGLVVLFRE
- the recA gene encoding recombinase RecA, which produces MARKAATASPEDSRRDALKTALTTIERKWGQGSIMTLSEDAHQAIPVIPTGSIGLDLALGVGGIPRGRVTEIFGPESSGKTTLALHIIAEAQKAGGTAAFIDAEHALDIKYARRLGVMTNDLLISQPDYGEQALDIADMLVRSGAVDVIVVDSVAALIPQAELEGSMGETQVGGQARLMSHALRKLTGSIHKSNTAVIFINQIRMKIGTMGYGNPETTTGGNALKFYSSLRLDIRRIQTLKNQDEAYGVRARVKIVKNKVAPPFREASFDVLYGTGISRPGELIDLGVDAKVIDKSGSWFSYGSERLGQGKENVRTLLLDNPDLMARIEQDLMQHLGMLDLSAKDDETPATDD